A genomic region of Candidatus Aminicenantes bacterium contains the following coding sequences:
- a CDS encoding cofactor-independent phosphoglycerate mutase produces MKYAFLVGDGMADYPVIELGGRTPLETAATPNMDKITRIGRIGRVLTVPAGLPPGSDVANLSLLGYDAAANFEGRGPIEAASIGVELDAADTAFRCNVVTLRDGLMDDYSAGHINSEESRPMIAEIQAALGTETIKFVPGISYRHLTIIRDFPRGLQCTPPHDISGKPWEPHLPKGPGQKIVLSLMEKARPILAASEINKKRIAAGKKPATDIWPWGQGRAMKLATLRERYGLTGSVISAVDLVRGLGVLAGLKVRMVPGATGYLGTNYAGKVAAAKEALMSEDFVYLHVEAPDETGHEGDVHKKIQAIEEFDKYIVGEILALRNVIPDLRIIVVPDHETPVSTKTHAGGPVPYAVCGPLVVPGAAAVYTEREAAWAPVEPAVDLFERFIRGSW; encoded by the coding sequence GTGAAATACGCCTTTCTCGTCGGCGACGGCATGGCCGATTATCCCGTCATCGAGCTCGGCGGGCGGACCCCGCTCGAGACCGCGGCGACGCCCAACATGGACAAGATCACCCGAATCGGCCGCATCGGCCGCGTCCTGACGGTACCGGCCGGCCTGCCGCCAGGAAGCGACGTGGCCAACCTCTCGCTGCTCGGCTACGACGCGGCGGCGAACTTCGAGGGCCGCGGCCCGATCGAGGCGGCCAGCATCGGAGTCGAGCTCGACGCGGCCGACACGGCCTTCCGCTGCAACGTGGTCACTCTGCGCGACGGGCTGATGGACGACTACTCGGCCGGCCACATCAACAGCGAAGAATCGCGGCCGATGATCGCGGAGATCCAGGCCGCGCTCGGCACCGAAACGATCAAGTTCGTACCGGGCATCAGCTACCGGCATCTGACCATCATCCGCGACTTCCCGCGGGGGCTCCAATGCACGCCGCCACACGACATCAGCGGCAAGCCCTGGGAGCCGCACCTGCCGAAGGGGCCCGGGCAGAAGATCGTGCTGTCGCTCATGGAGAAGGCGCGCCCGATACTGGCCGCCAGCGAAATCAATAAAAAGCGCATCGCCGCCGGCAAGAAGCCGGCCACGGATATCTGGCCCTGGGGCCAGGGCCGAGCCATGAAGCTGGCCACGTTGCGCGAGCGCTACGGGCTGACCGGCTCGGTCATCTCGGCCGTGGATCTGGTGCGGGGGCTGGGCGTCCTGGCCGGGCTCAAGGTCCGGATGGTGCCGGGCGCCACGGGCTACCTGGGAACGAACTATGCCGGCAAGGTGGCCGCAGCCAAAGAAGCCTTGATGAGCGAGGATTTCGTCTATCTTCACGTCGAGGCGCCCGACGAAACCGGCCACGAAGGCGACGTCCACAAGAAGATCCAGGCCATCGAGGAATTCGACAAATACATCGTCGGGGAGATACTCGCCCTACGCAACGTGATTCCCGACCTGCGGATCATCGTCGTCCCCGACCATGAGACGCCGGTCTCAACCAAGACCCACGCCGGCGGACCGGTCCCCTACGCCGTCTGCGGCCCCCTGGTCGTGCCGGGCGCGGCGGCCGTCTACACCGAGCGGGAAGCCGCCTGGGCCCCGGTCGAGCCGGCCGTGGACCTGTTCGAGCGCTTCATTCGCGGCAGCTGGTAA
- a CDS encoding ribbon-helix-helix protein, CopG family: MSDQMLLRIDPELKAKLDRLARAEGKSSSGMVRELIANYVKERDIGGYIDGLWDRVGAKLRAKGAGLDKVGQAIKDVRRRRP, encoded by the coding sequence ATGTCCGACCAAATGCTCCTCCGCATCGACCCCGAGCTCAAAGCCAAGCTCGACCGCCTGGCGCGGGCCGAAGGGAAGTCTTCTTCCGGCATGGTCCGCGAGCTGATCGCCAATTACGTTAAAGAGCGGGACATCGGCGGCTATATTGACGGACTTTGGGATCGGGTCGGGGCCAAGCTCAGGGCCAAAGGCGCCGGACTCGATAAAGTCGGCCAAGCGATCAAGGACGTGCGCCGGCGGCGGCCATGA
- a CDS encoding putative toxin-antitoxin system toxin component, PIN family — protein sequence MIVVLDTNVFISSFFGGNPRRIIDLWKSGRLTIGLSPAILEEYVEVLGRLGLANEPELKEILELLAGGAGILFTANPPELRVVKDDPDDDKFIACAAALKADIVVTGDKALRKVGSFGGIRILTPAEFLKAIDIY from the coding sequence ATGATCGTCGTCCTAGACACCAATGTCTTCATCTCTTCCTTCTTCGGAGGAAACCCGCGCCGGATCATCGATCTCTGGAAATCAGGCCGACTGACAATCGGCCTATCCCCCGCTATTTTAGAAGAGTACGTCGAAGTCCTCGGGCGATTGGGCTTAGCCAACGAACCCGAGCTCAAGGAAATCCTTGAGCTTCTCGCGGGTGGCGCCGGGATTCTTTTCACGGCTAATCCCCCGGAGTTGAGGGTCGTGAAAGACGATCCCGACGACGACAAATTCATCGCCTGTGCCGCAGCCCTCAAAGCCGACATCGTCGTCACCGGGGACAAAGCCCTGCGCAAGGTCGGCTCGTTCGGCGGGATTCGGATCCTGACTCCCGCGGAGTTCCTGAAAGCAATAGATATCTACTAA
- a CDS encoding 6-bladed beta-propeller: MRIEDTGKDFYIKAAYGLKAAPDGSVFVRDGQDQLLQFDPQGRFIRNLMKRGQGPREMTGISDFLVTVDQIILFGNPPKLLAFDHSGNFINEIGLQSVARGPMKLILASGKGFFFSRSGRPDPKAGSGWQDIPQEIVSISLNGEKSETLGSFATPAHVNVIPSGGISMTGFLSMLYAPLDAHSIALSHTSEYLVKVFDIEARACRTAFRRSYERQRRESTEAAGGVRGSGVTLIDLPPFLNDISRIHAIDGRIWIQTSTTDPKKGILFDVFTTEGKLIDQFFLKWTNSDIKPNASGKAFVFSGGHVYFDDRTEDDLVVIRKCRMIGL, from the coding sequence ATGCGGATCGAGGACACGGGGAAAGATTTCTATATCAAAGCCGCTTACGGCCTGAAAGCGGCTCCCGACGGTTCGGTTTTCGTCCGGGACGGACAGGATCAGCTACTCCAATTCGATCCCCAAGGACGTTTCATCCGCAACCTTATGAAGAGGGGCCAAGGGCCTCGCGAGATGACCGGCATTTCGGATTTTCTCGTAACTGTAGACCAGATCATCCTTTTTGGAAATCCGCCCAAGCTCCTGGCCTTTGATCACTCCGGCAATTTCATCAATGAAATTGGCCTTCAATCGGTCGCTCGCGGCCCTATGAAGCTGATCCTCGCCTCGGGCAAGGGATTCTTCTTCTCTCGCAGCGGGCGCCCCGATCCGAAGGCCGGGTCGGGCTGGCAAGACATTCCTCAAGAAATCGTGAGCATCTCCTTAAACGGAGAGAAATCCGAAACCCTCGGAAGCTTCGCGACGCCGGCCCATGTCAATGTCATCCCTTCCGGCGGGATCAGCATGACCGGTTTTCTAAGCATGCTTTATGCGCCATTGGATGCTCATTCCATTGCTCTTTCTCACACCTCGGAGTACCTCGTTAAAGTATTTGATATTGAAGCTCGCGCCTGCCGAACAGCCTTCCGCCGGTCATACGAGCGGCAGCGACGGGAATCCACCGAAGCCGCGGGCGGCGTACGAGGTTCGGGGGTCACACTGATCGATCTTCCTCCCTTCTTGAACGACATCTCGCGAATCCATGCGATCGACGGTCGCATCTGGATTCAGACCTCGACGACGGATCCAAAGAAAGGCATCCTCTTCGACGTATTTACGACCGAAGGGAAGCTCATCGATCAGTTTTTTTTGAAATGGACGAACAGCGATATTAAGCCCAACGCCTCCGGAAAGGCCTTCGTCTTCTCCGGCGGCCATGTCTATTTCGACGACCGGACCGAGGACGACCTGGTCGTCATCCGCAAGTGTCGAATGATCGGGCTTTAA
- a CDS encoding aldo/keto reductase, with product MTRFAAKSPNPRSSLTRRGFLGTALGAVPAAALLGQDARPQAPAQAAAPSRIKEYRTLGRTGFKVSDIAFGAGPLNNANVLAAALDRGMNYIDTAEHYVNGNSERAIGQALKGRDRSKVFLTTKLNMVYDKRIDKAALRDRFMKCLERLGTDYADCLMIHLCPLALVKHEPYHELIKELKAEGKARFSGLSSHGADYSLSGRIDDPVETVIMAAAEDGRFDVVLCTYNYLKDEAGDRMLKACAAKNMGVTLMKMNPALTNAEEAEMLTRQRERYKSQGKDLPEALVKLAQVSAERTAATEAFLKKHGLAGPEQSRDAALRYCLNRPEVHCVCPSINSFEQLDSYIAISGTKFEAREAEMLADCRETLGGTTCRIGCGECQPACPNGVPVAAIMRYDYYFRIVQREKAAMTDYAALAGVDAAACAACTGPCEAACPHGVPIQGKLVLAHERLTLP from the coding sequence ATGACCCGCTTCGCCGCTAAAAGCCCGAATCCCCGCTCGTCGCTGACCCGCCGCGGCTTCCTCGGCACCGCGCTCGGCGCGGTCCCCGCCGCCGCCCTGCTCGGGCAGGACGCCCGCCCGCAGGCGCCCGCGCAAGCCGCCGCCCCGTCCCGGATCAAGGAGTACCGGACTCTCGGCCGGACGGGTTTCAAGGTCTCGGACATCGCCTTCGGGGCCGGGCCTCTCAACAACGCCAACGTCCTGGCCGCGGCCCTCGACCGCGGCATGAACTACATCGACACGGCCGAGCACTATGTCAACGGCAATTCCGAGCGGGCCATCGGCCAGGCCCTCAAGGGCCGTGACCGGTCGAAAGTCTTCCTGACCACCAAGCTCAACATGGTCTACGACAAGCGCATTGACAAGGCCGCCCTCCGCGACCGCTTCATGAAATGCCTGGAGCGGCTGGGGACGGACTACGCCGACTGCCTGATGATCCACCTCTGCCCGCTGGCCCTGGTCAAGCACGAGCCTTACCACGAGCTGATCAAGGAGCTCAAGGCCGAAGGCAAGGCTCGCTTCTCCGGCCTCTCCAGCCACGGCGCGGATTATTCCTTGAGCGGCCGCATCGACGACCCTGTCGAGACCGTCATCATGGCCGCGGCCGAGGACGGGCGCTTCGACGTCGTCCTCTGCACGTACAACTACCTCAAGGACGAAGCCGGCGACCGGATGCTCAAGGCCTGCGCCGCCAAGAACATGGGCGTGACGCTGATGAAGATGAACCCGGCCCTGACCAACGCCGAGGAGGCCGAGATGCTGACCCGGCAGCGGGAGCGGTACAAATCCCAAGGCAAAGACCTGCCCGAGGCGCTGGTCAAGCTGGCCCAGGTCAGCGCCGAGCGAACGGCGGCCACTGAGGCCTTCCTCAAGAAACACGGGCTGGCCGGCCCCGAGCAGTCCCGCGACGCCGCCCTGCGCTACTGCCTGAACCGGCCCGAGGTCCACTGCGTCTGCCCCAGCATCAACAGCTTCGAACAGCTGGACTCGTACATCGCCATCTCCGGGACCAAGTTCGAGGCCCGCGAGGCCGAGATGCTGGCCGACTGCCGCGAGACGCTCGGCGGCACCACCTGCCGGATCGGCTGCGGCGAGTGCCAGCCCGCCTGCCCCAACGGCGTCCCGGTGGCGGCGATCATGCGCTACGACTACTACTTCCGGATCGTGCAGAGGGAAAAGGCGGCCATGACGGATTACGCGGCCCTGGCGGGCGTCGACGCGGCGGCGTGTGCGGCATGCACCGGCCCCTGCGAGGCCGCCTGCCCGCACGGCGTTCCGATCCAGGGCAAGCTCGTCCTGGCCCACGAACGCCTGACCCTGCCGTAA
- a CDS encoding ABC transporter ATP-binding protein, whose product MDNRALMRTTNLTKIYPMGGQSITALDDVNLTFAKGEFAGLIGPSGSGKTTLLNILGSLDAPTSGSAEVMGEKIETLSHRKAAELRNHHIGFIFQTFNLLPVYTVYENVEFPLLLLGMAPAARRKAVLDALAWVHLDDRARSRPAQLSGGQCQRVAIARAVVKKPALVLADEPTANLDAQNSHHILDTMADINRDLGTTFLFSTHDDKVIAHLRRKITLIDGRVAKDEPGPAAERRP is encoded by the coding sequence ATGGATAACCGCGCGCTGATGCGAACGACGAACCTGACCAAGATCTATCCGATGGGCGGGCAGTCCATCACCGCCCTCGACGACGTCAACCTGACCTTCGCCAAAGGCGAGTTCGCCGGCCTGATCGGGCCCAGCGGCTCGGGCAAGACGACCCTGCTCAACATCCTGGGCTCCCTCGACGCGCCCACCAGCGGCAGCGCCGAGGTGATGGGCGAGAAGATCGAGACGCTGTCCCATCGCAAGGCGGCCGAGCTTCGCAATCACCATATCGGATTTATCTTCCAGACCTTCAACCTCCTGCCCGTTTACACGGTCTACGAGAACGTGGAGTTCCCGCTGCTTCTGCTGGGCATGGCCCCGGCCGCCCGCCGGAAAGCCGTGCTCGACGCCCTGGCCTGGGTCCATCTCGACGACCGGGCCCGCTCCCGCCCGGCCCAGCTCTCGGGCGGCCAATGCCAGCGCGTGGCCATCGCCCGCGCGGTCGTCAAGAAGCCGGCCCTCGTCCTGGCCGACGAGCCGACCGCCAACCTGGACGCCCAGAACTCCCACCACATCCTCGACACAATGGCCGACATCAACCGCGACCTGGGCACGACCTTCCTCTTTTCGACCCACGACGACAAGGTCATCGCCCATCTGCGGCGCAAGATCACCCTGATCGACGGCCGGGTGGCTAAGGACGAGCCGGGGCCGGCCGCGGAGAGACGGCCATGA
- a CDS encoding ABC transporter permease, translating into MIIPKLALRNLMGAGIKTWLNAAVLSMAFVAIIAAQGLYDGFDADVSRTMIMAEYGGGQYWVGGFDPFDPFTLQDSHAQVPPALGGLIKGGRATPLLFTQGTIYPNGRLRSVTLKGIDPAQKALAIPSASLGASGVELPALIGTRMAEAAGLAKGDTVTLRWRDARGMYDARDITIVEVMKTSAQTIDEGQIWMPLETLRRMAGMPGEATLVTLARDAAAPGTVPGWDYKSLDFLLKDLRDLIKAKSVGSSIFYLILMFLAMLAIFDTQLLSIWKRRREIGTMMALGITRGRVVALFTFEGGLNGVFAVLLGAAWGIPLLSYFASHGMRFSAKQADSFGMAIGTGIYPLYGAGLVLSTTVLVFVVTVIVSYLPARKISHLKATDALRGRMS; encoded by the coding sequence ATGATCATCCCCAAGCTGGCTCTGCGCAACTTGATGGGCGCCGGGATCAAGACTTGGCTCAACGCCGCCGTCCTGTCGATGGCCTTCGTGGCCATCATCGCCGCCCAGGGCCTGTACGACGGGTTCGATGCCGACGTCTCGCGGACCATGATCATGGCCGAGTACGGCGGCGGGCAATACTGGGTCGGCGGGTTCGATCCCTTCGACCCATTCACCCTGCAAGACTCCCACGCCCAGGTCCCGCCCGCCCTCGGCGGGCTGATCAAGGGCGGCCGGGCGACACCGCTGCTCTTCACCCAGGGCACGATCTACCCCAACGGCCGCCTCCGCTCGGTGACGCTGAAGGGCATCGACCCCGCCCAAAAGGCGCTGGCGATTCCCTCCGCATCGCTTGGCGCAAGCGGCGTCGAGCTGCCCGCCCTCATCGGGACCCGGATGGCCGAGGCGGCTGGACTGGCCAAGGGCGACACCGTGACCCTGCGCTGGCGCGACGCCCGCGGCATGTACGACGCCCGCGACATCACCATCGTCGAAGTCATGAAGACCAGCGCCCAGACAATCGACGAAGGCCAGATTTGGATGCCGCTCGAAACCCTGCGCCGGATGGCGGGCATGCCCGGCGAGGCCACCCTCGTGACATTGGCCCGTGACGCCGCCGCGCCCGGAACCGTCCCCGGCTGGGACTATAAAAGCCTCGACTTCCTCCTCAAGGACCTGCGCGACCTGATCAAGGCCAAAAGCGTCGGATCCTCGATCTTCTATCTCATCCTGATGTTCCTGGCCATGCTGGCCATCTTCGACACCCAGCTTCTGTCCATCTGGAAGCGGCGCCGCGAGATCGGAACGATGATGGCCCTGGGCATCACCCGCGGGCGCGTCGTGGCCCTCTTCACCTTCGAGGGCGGGCTCAACGGCGTCTTCGCCGTCCTGCTGGGGGCAGCGTGGGGCATTCCCCTGCTGTCCTATTTCGCCTCGCACGGTATGCGGTTCTCCGCCAAGCAGGCCGACAGCTTCGGCATGGCCATCGGCACCGGGATTTACCCTCTCTACGGAGCGGGACTGGTCCTCAGCACGACCGTGCTCGTCTTTGTGGTCACGGTCATCGTCAGCTACCTGCCGGCCCGCAAGATTAGCCACCTCAAGGCGACCGACGCCCTGCGCGGGAGGATGTCATGA
- a CDS encoding FtsX-like permease family protein, producing the protein MIRFLIKGVLRDRSRSLFPMLIVTAGVFLTVATYCYVKGAEINMVRSSANLRHGHVKVMTAAYAAEADQVPNDAALTGVTALTTELKALAPEMDWVARIEFGGLLDVPDAKGETKVQAPAAGIAVDLRTPGSPERALLGLDRIIVRGRQPQAADEILLGDVLARRLGLEPGGRVTLIGSTMHGAMSMTNFVVAGTIRFGMRAMDQTGLIADLTDIRKALDMEDAAGEVLGLFRSGIFNPARTEALTLAFNARPADPNDAFRPVMQPLQRQPGLDYMFQVLGSVGLIIILVFLLAMSLVQWNAGLIGTLRRYGEFGLRLALGESKGRAYRSLLAEAVVIGILGSIIGTALGLALSYYLQVHGLDVSGMMKNLSFLMDPVLRSKITPFAYIIGFIPGLLASVIGTAIAGRAVYRRQTASLFKELES; encoded by the coding sequence ATGATTCGGTTCCTGATCAAGGGCGTCCTGCGCGACCGGTCCCGCAGCCTGTTCCCCATGCTCATCGTCACGGCCGGGGTCTTTCTGACCGTCGCGACGTATTGCTACGTCAAAGGGGCCGAGATCAACATGGTCAGAAGCAGCGCCAACCTGCGGCACGGCCACGTCAAGGTCATGACCGCGGCTTATGCGGCCGAGGCCGACCAGGTTCCCAACGACGCCGCCCTGACCGGGGTCACAGCCTTGACCACCGAGCTCAAGGCTCTGGCACCCGAGATGGACTGGGTCGCGCGCATCGAGTTCGGAGGCCTGCTGGACGTACCCGACGCCAAGGGCGAGACCAAGGTCCAGGCGCCAGCGGCCGGGATCGCCGTCGACCTGCGGACGCCGGGCAGCCCCGAGCGAGCGCTCCTCGGCCTGGACCGGATCATCGTCCGCGGACGTCAGCCCCAGGCGGCTGATGAGATCCTGCTCGGCGACGTTCTGGCCCGGCGGTTGGGGCTCGAGCCGGGAGGCCGGGTCACCCTGATCGGCTCGACCATGCACGGGGCCATGAGCATGACCAACTTCGTCGTCGCGGGGACGATCCGCTTCGGGATGCGGGCCATGGATCAGACCGGCCTCATCGCCGATCTGACCGATATCCGCAAGGCCCTGGACATGGAGGACGCGGCGGGCGAAGTCCTGGGGCTCTTCCGCAGCGGGATCTTCAATCCGGCCCGGACAGAGGCGCTGACCCTAGCCTTCAACGCCCGGCCGGCGGATCCGAACGACGCCTTCCGCCCGGTCATGCAGCCTTTGCAGCGGCAGCCGGGACTGGACTACATGTTCCAGGTACTGGGCTCGGTCGGGCTCATCATCATCCTGGTCTTTCTGCTGGCCATGTCGCTCGTCCAGTGGAACGCCGGCCTCATCGGCACCCTGCGCCGCTACGGCGAGTTCGGCCTGCGCCTGGCCCTGGGCGAGAGCAAAGGGCGCGCCTATCGTTCGCTTCTGGCGGAGGCCGTGGTCATCGGCATCTTGGGATCGATAATCGGCACGGCTCTCGGCCTGGCCCTGTCGTATTATCTCCAGGTTCACGGCCTCGACGTCAGCGGGATGATGAAAAACCTGAGCTTCCTGATGGACCCGGTCCTGCGATCCAAGATCACGCCGTTCGCCTACATCATCGGCTTCATCCCGGGCCTGCTGGCCTCGGTCATCGGGACGGCCATCGCCGGCCGGGCGGTCTACCGGCGGCAGACGGCCTCGTTGTTCAAGGAGCTGGAGTCATGA
- a CDS encoding outer membrane lipoprotein-sorting protein, with the protein MKKAVLGIILLCVAAAGLAQAQAPSAETILDRVDRNAVPGTKIIVAEMTIHGRRDSRTIKSKSWIQGEEKAFTEYLDPPRERGIKMLKLGDQLWTYSPDTDRTIAISGHMLRQSVMGSDLSYEDMLEDRKLRQAYESRVAGEEVLGDRPCWILELTAKAGDAAYASRKAWIDKERYVALKEERYAKSGKLLKTLEVKSVVRKGDRWIQDRIVFRDVLKSGSGTEMAILSIEMDAPIPETVFSKASLRK; encoded by the coding sequence ATGAAAAAAGCGGTTCTCGGGATAATCCTCTTGTGCGTAGCCGCCGCCGGCCTGGCCCAGGCTCAGGCCCCCTCGGCCGAGACGATTCTCGACCGGGTCGACCGCAACGCCGTCCCCGGGACCAAGATCATCGTCGCGGAGATGACCATCCACGGCCGCCGCGACAGCCGGACCATCAAGTCCAAGTCCTGGATCCAGGGCGAGGAGAAAGCCTTCACCGAGTACCTCGATCCCCCGCGCGAGCGGGGCATAAAGATGCTCAAGCTGGGCGACCAGCTCTGGACCTATTCGCCCGACACGGACCGGACGATCGCTATCTCGGGCCACATGCTCCGCCAATCGGTGATGGGCTCGGACCTGTCCTACGAGGACATGCTGGAGGACCGCAAGCTGCGCCAAGCCTACGAATCGCGTGTGGCGGGCGAGGAGGTCCTCGGCGACCGGCCGTGCTGGATTCTGGAGCTCACGGCCAAAGCGGGCGACGCGGCCTACGCCTCGCGCAAGGCCTGGATCGACAAGGAGCGGTATGTCGCGCTCAAAGAAGAGCGCTACGCCAAGAGCGGCAAGCTGCTTAAAACCTTAGAGGTCAAGAGCGTCGTCCGCAAGGGCGATCGCTGGATCCAGGATCGGATCGTCTTCCGCGACGTCCTCAAGTCGGGCTCGGGGACGGAGATGGCCATCCTCTCGATCGAAATGGACGCGCCCATCCCGGAGACTGTTTTTTCCAAAGCTTCTTTACGGAAGTAG